The genomic stretch AAACGTAATTGAGGCCTTTGTTTTAAACGAAGACTGTTATCAAGAATGGTTGGTGAATTGAGATAAGTATTGCGATGAAGACCACCAAGGCGTGCAAATTCCGCGTTTTCAAGTCCAGGTATTGTTCTAAAAATGCGAATTTGTTCACTATATTTTAGTTTTGTTTGAAAGCCAACCATATTGTAAAGAGTACCAAATATGTTGTCTTGACGTAGTTGAACAACGGCATAGGGTTTAACTGTAGGATTATGAGCGTTTGTTAGTCCTATAGGTTTCATGGGCCCATATCTGAGGGTTTCAAGGCCACGTTTAGCCATCACTTCGATTGGTAGGCATCCATCAAAATAGGGTGTCTTTTCAAATTGACGAAATTCTATTTTTTCTGCATTTTTCAGTGTTTGAACAAATGTTTCATATTGTTCTCTATTAAGGGGGCAGTTAAGATAATCTTTTTCAGTTTTTTCAGGACCAATTTTGTCATAGCGAGATTGATACCAACAGATGTCCATATTAATGCTATCAGTATAAACGATAGGTGCAATAGCATCAAAGAAAGAAAGTGCTTCTGTTCCTGTTATTGCTTGTATTGTTTGTGCAAGTGCTGGTGAAGTAAGGGGACCTGTTGCAATAATAATATTATGCCAGTTTTCAGGAAGGTTGTAAATTTCTTCACGTTCTATGGTTATAAGGGGGTGATTTTCAAGTGCTTCTGTAACAGCTTGGGAAAATCCATCGCGGTCAACAGCAAGCGCGCTTCCTGCTGGCACTTTATTAGCATCTGCAGCCTTCATAATTAGGGATTTGGCTAATCGCATTTCAGCATGTAAAAGACCAACGGCATTTGTGGATGAATCATCTGAACGGAATGAATTTGAACAAACAAGTTCTGCGAGTTTGTCTGTTTTATGAGCATCGGATTTTCTTTTTGGTCGCATTTCATGTAAAATGACAGGGATTCCTGATTGAGCAATTTGCCAACTTGCTTCACTGCCAGCAAGACCACCACCGATGATGTGAATTGGGATGTTAAATTTATTTGACATAGTTTCCTTTTAATGAAAGTAGTGTTATCTGAAAAGTATAGATTTTACTTCTGTAATTTATAAGAAGTATATATATTTAAGTTTTTAAATGTATTTACTTTCTTTTTTGCTTTAATTGGTTTGGATTGAGTGGTATAGAAACGCCGCTTATATGAAGTTGTTGATTTGACAGGTTTAAGCGGATGTGGCGAAATTGGTAGACGCACCAGATTTAGGTTCTGGCGGGAGACCGTGGGGGTTCGAGTCCCTCCATCCGCACCAAAATAATCCTTACATACCACGGGGTTTTGCGTATGTGAAAATCAGCTTCATGTAAATCTAACACTACAGTGTTGGGGTGTAATTGTTACTGGAGTGGATCTATCCATTCCTCAGAGATATGAAAGTTGTTCGATGCAAGTTACCGAAACGCTTAATGAAGGACTGAAGCGCGAAATTAAAATCGTGGTTCCTGCGAAAGATTTGGAAATAAAATTAAATAAACGGTTAGATGAAACCAAAGATAAAATTAAGCTTAATGGTTTTCGTCCCGGTAAAGTGCCCGCTAGTCATTTGCGGAAAATGTACGGTAAATCTTTTATGGCTGATGTTCTTAATGAGATTATTAAGAATGCTCCAAGTTCCATTTTGGCTGATCGCAATGAACGTTCTGCA from Bartonella sp. WD16.2 encodes the following:
- the trmFO gene encoding methylenetetrahydrofolate--tRNA-(uracil(54)-C(5))-methyltransferase (FADH(2)-oxidizing) TrmFO produces the protein MSNKFNIPIHIIGGGLAGSEASWQIAQSGIPVILHEMRPKRKSDAHKTDKLAELVCSNSFRSDDSSTNAVGLLHAEMRLAKSLIMKAADANKVPAGSALAVDRDGFSQAVTEALENHPLITIEREEIYNLPENWHNIIIATGPLTSPALAQTIQAITGTEALSFFDAIAPIVYTDSINMDICWYQSRYDKIGPEKTEKDYLNCPLNREQYETFVQTLKNAEKIEFRQFEKTPYFDGCLPIEVMAKRGLETLRYGPMKPIGLTNAHNPTVKPYAVVQLRQDNIFGTLYNMVGFQTKLKYSEQIRIFRTIPGLENAEFARLGGLHRNTYLNSPTILDNSLRLKQRPQLRFAGQITGCEGYVESSAIGLLAGRFAVAEYNHTYPSLPPKTTAFGALLNHITGGHIATQETGKQSFQPMNINFGLFPPINCTHYLEQHLSSKEKKLAKKQAIITRALNDCIHWLTHEESK